Within Anolis sagrei isolate rAnoSag1 chromosome X, rAnoSag1.mat, whole genome shotgun sequence, the genomic segment GCCtctttctatgtatgtgtgtCCTGTGTATCTCTGCAGGTAGGTATCCCACTTGATACCTGAAATAACCCTCAGATCCCAAAGAGTTGTGCAGCCTTGCTTTAGAGGTGCCACAAATGAATAGAACCAACTACCAGCTACCTCTTCCAAGTACTGACTACCTCTTCCAAAGCTGTCAAATCTTTGCCAGCCCATCTGGGCTCCCTTTGGGACGAGAAATGGATGGGTCTCCTGCGAGAAAAGCTCACTGCTTCTCCCCAAGAAACATTTTATGTTCCTGATTATGCACAATATATGGCACCAGATTGATAGGCGCCTGAAAAGCTGCTTGGATCCAAACAGCCAAGAGGGACGGAGCTGGAAAAGGTACAGGACAGCCGTCCAAGAAAACCATTctggggagtgggggtgggggagagaaaagagaTTCAATAAGGGACTGCCATGTTGAGTTCACACCAAATtctatcaaagcactcctgacagatagccatccagcctctgatttagaaggagactccactatgaTTTTTGTCCCTGAGTTACtctaaatgccatttcctaattggttctatcattaaaaaaacatggaaaaagtttattacactgcaaaacctttgtttttgcggggcatcctgcagcacattttgccataggttttcaacaaatatctcatccgagtctcaactaattcaacatagttaaTGGCAGTCTCCAaaactaagtttctggagtagaacaactactttcaaaataaggaccacccagttaaacaggaaataacactttcaaaccaggaacagagggttttccccccccaaattgtgttacatagtgtaatccatAGTCAAACAGCTTTAACACAAGGAAATTCCTCTCTTAGTGAAttcaaaataatgtaatataaggaCATGAAAGCGCCATGGACTTGGTCTACTCAAAGGAATACAGGACAGGGACTTTCTCGGAAGATGCATTCTTTGTATTAGAAGTGATGCTAAAGCTGAGACCTCTCCTATACAAGGGACCGCTGGAGACATCCTCAGTCAGTGTTGTGGAATTGTGCCGGGTTTTATTCTAGCCCTTCAAGGaactctccaaagtgctgaaactATTTCTGGGACAAAAATCCATTAGCAGATTTCATCCTGGATGTCTCTTCGCACTACTTTCCCTTCAGCTCCCACATCAAGTGAGAGAAGCGCTGCAAATGCTAAGAACTTCCAGCAAACTTTTCCACCTCCACGCCAGCCCTTCCCCTACCTTGATCCTTCTAGATAtcctgggctacaactcccatcctgcCACGCTGGCTGGGGATGACGAAACTTTAACTTGACATAATTGAAGGACAATAGGCTAATGTCTTCAAACTCCATAGGTTTGTGTTGGTTTTAAGATATAGTGTCACCAAACTCGTGACAACCCTGGGGTGGAATCATCACCCCGATGAATTCAAGAAGGGAAATTGAACCCAGCTTTCAATCCCTGAGCAGAGTGACTTGCCTGGGATCGTCTGGTGAGTTTTGTGGCTTAGTGAACATCAGAATCGGATCACCCAGGTCCCAACAGCTTCACCAGGGCAGACTAAACAGGAGATGCCAGGGAATGAAAGCACACATTCTCCAATCTATCAAATTCTCACAACGGggtgatgttttttttttctcaccaCCCGCTGGGTATCCCTGCATCTTGCTCCCACTGCAGTGGATCTGGGTGCCAAGCAGCACACCTGCTGGGAATAGCTGGGGGACCacatctgcctcccacccagacgCTCTCCCATGCGGTCAGCCAAGCCAACAGGGAATTTGCACTCTAAATGGGGCAGTGGTTGCCAAACAGGAGAGCTGGAACGCATTCCTGGCTTAGGGCAAGTGCCTGAAAatgctcccttctctcttttggaCGTTGCTTTCGCATCCGGTCCTGAAGGCTCCCTCCCTTGTGGTCATGGCCATCTTACCACTTCAAAGTGCCACCTGTTATTGTTTAAGATTGAGCAGAGCAGAATATAGCCTGTCGCAAAGGAATCAACTAATCTGAGCTGCTTCAGGCATAATCCATCCACTTTCAATAACTAACATTTGTGTGACAAGGATCCTGAATGGTGTAGCGGTTATAGTGCTACTCAAGGGACTAAGAAGACTCACATTTAAAACTCCACCCTGGCTGACTTTGGCCACCCACTTTCGGACTTCAGCCTACCTCACAGGGCTGTCGTTAAGGataaaaacaaggaaaaggaaggaCGTGTTACATTACCTTGAGCTCCTTGGAGGAAAAGTGGGACTCAAGAACAGCAGGTATGGTCAATGTTCACttgctgcacagagaagccatgctGAATCACACCATAGATCTGTCTTAGTATAGCATCTTACATCCCAAATgggtaacaataataacaacactatgtgacacgatttttgttcctgggttatcaacatcatttcttaattggttctatcttaaaagcatggaaaaagtttcttacactgcaaaaactttgtctttgcggtAGGGACATCCTGCTTTTgcacattttgctctaatttttaattattatctcACTGAAGCTCAACCAATTCAATCTAGTTTTTGGCAGCCgccaaaatgaagtttctggagtagaacaactactttcaaagtaaggtgCACAATTAAACTGGAAGtaactttcaaatcaggaacagaaaatttctcaaattttgttacatagtgtaataataataataacaatgtttcAGTTAGTAGCCATTGATAGTACAAACCTCTATAGATTTTTCACATCACCTTTCAAGCCACTGGAACCAATGACTATCAGCACGTTTTGTAGTTGTGAAATCTAGTGATTTAAGCACTGGATGAAAAAGCAATTTCTTTTGGAAATGGCAAACACCAGCATTATTGATGAGGATAAAAGTAATAGTAGTAATCCTGCTACTATTTAGTATTGATATCTGATTTAGTATTGATTTCTTTTTTGGtggaaagatggggtataaatgtaacAAGCATCAGAAGATGCCATTCATATGGATTTTTCACAAGTTCAAAGCATTTCACCCACATTACCTACGCTACAATCAAGTGAGGTAGACTGCTCAAATCTGATACCTTCCATTGTCCCCAACCATTCCCCTTGCTGGCTGGGGAGAATAGGAGTTGTAGTAAGTCAgttctgttgcaattgtccacgtTCCAATTGAGAGGGGAAAAGATGGAAAGACTCTCTTGACTTAAAGCCACCAAATGAATTTACGGCTGAGGTGGCCAGTGGCCCGAACTAACAAATTAAAATCGATCACGCTATGGATTAAGCTGGGAACTTGCCAACAATACAAGGGCTGTTCGATGGAATTTATCTTTAGCATGAAGATCCAGCAGTTACTTAActctaacataataataataataataataataataataataataataatagatctcgtttgctgtgacatactgtgcttttgtgtcagtaaaatattttttttttactgcttacACCCTCTCTTCATGGCTTGAGATGGGATAATAATTAAGTTATTAACTGTACTTTTTGTTAATTAAATGGAACCGCAGAGTTAGGCAGCCAACAGATCTAagtgtacattattattattgggttgttgtaagttttttggtctgtatggccgtgttccagaagcattctctcctgacatttcgcctgcatctatagcaagcatcctcagatgcaggcgaaacatcgggagagaatgcttccagaacatggccatccagcccgaaaaacttacaacaaaccagcgattctggccattaaagccttcaacaatacattaacaacaacaacaacaacaacaacaacaataaatacctGTTACTCCCTCTCTTCACAGCTTGAGGTGAGGTAGGTAGGCtattaattgcatttttaaaaatttaaatgaaCCCATAGTGGTAGAGAGGAAACAGATCTAActgcacattaataataataataataataataataataataataataataatatgcagttGGTTCTTAGCTCCTTTGGAGTTGTCACAAACCTTTTTCTTACTCAAGATCTGGGAAATTTAAAAAGTTTTGGTAAGGAGTTGACAACCATCAGGTCAATTTCTCCTCCTGATGCTTctctgaatgagagacctcccagTCCCGCTGTCCTCAAATGACCTGTTCAGGCAGCCTTCCTTAGCTTAGTCTCTCCCTCTAGAATTGGGTCTTTTCTTTGCCCTTTTCTTGCCTTTTCTAATACACACAGCATCCCTCCTTTGCTCCACAAAACTTGTATTTTCCAGCCCTTCCCCTGGACCTGTTGTGAGATCTACCTGGGAATTCCTACCTAAAGAAATAGGGAGGATGAATAAgtgacaaggggggggggggggaggcacgcGGAATGAGGCCAGCATTTGGGGAAGAGTGTCTGGGACCTGAGTTTGTTTTCCCCTGCAACCCTTTCCTTCGCACCTGGACTCAAAACAGCCTTACAGTAGTAGATGGCAGTAGCTCCCCTCCGTTAACTCCTGCAGCCCAATTTTAGGGCTGCATCAGAAGGAGTCAAGTGTCATTGTCCCGCCACTCTCTTTCTGAGttagtcagacctcacctggaataagaaCCCTGTGTCCAGTCCTGGGCAAAGCAACTCCAGAAGGAGATTGATAAATCTCCTCTGGGCTTTTTGAAACgggggctggatgggcatctgccgggagtgcttggattgtgcatCCTTGCCTGGCacaaaggggttggactgcatggctctTCTAACTCTAATGGAAAACGGACTGCCTAGAGGTCCagaggagtctccttctctggaggttttgaaacgagctggatgggcatctgtcaggagtgcttcgaTTGTGCATCCCTGCCTGGCACAAAgcggttggactgcatggcccttcTAACTCTAATGTAAAAAGGGACGGAACTGGACTGCCTGGGGATCCagaggagtctccttctctggaggttttgaagcggtctggatggccatctgtcgggcgtgcttggattgtgtattcctgcctggcagaatggggttggactgcatggctctTCTAACTAATAAAACATGGACTGCCTGGGGGTCCATGTTTTGGAGGAGTccccttccttggaggttttaaagtagaggctggatgggcatccaTCAGGAATGCTTTGCTTGGGTACTCCtatgtggcagaatggggttggactgggtggctcttgAGAGGTCCCTTTCAAGGAGTGGAATCCACTGCCACAGAAGAGCCTCCTTCCCTGGCAGCTTTGGAAACCGAGGCCATATGTCGGGAAGGTTTAGGTTGTGCTTTCCCctgggagaatggggttggactggatggcatttgggggtcctttccaactctaagatgCCTTTCCACTGATGATGTTTGACTTGGACTAGAAGCAGAGCCAGGGGCAGATCTGTGTTGCACTGTCAGGTCTGCATGGGGCAATACACGCTTCTGACAGGACCCCTAAATACCATCCAGTCAGTCATGCAGCGGGGCACCAGCAAAAcattcctgacagagggccatgcATCCTCTGTCTGGAAATCTCCACAGAGGGCTCTATCAATCCCAGACAGAGGCTAACttaggccttccctccaggtgttttggacttcaactcccacaatccctaacagcttcaggccccttcctttcccccctcagctgcttaactGGCTaagggcctgagggtgttagggagtgtgggagctgaagtccaaagtacCTGGAGGGAGAGCTAAAGTTGGCCCCTGCCTGAGCCATCCCCTTTCTACATGTTGAGTTTCAGttgagttggaacagacctccaaggactatccagtccaacccctctttAATtggggaaggcacaatcaaatcattcccgacagatggccacactGCCACTGCTTGGGAATGCCACTATGTATCTATCCCCTTTCTAGTTCTGAATTTcactcgagttggaagagaccccctagAGCCATTCTGTCCAACCTCACTTTAATTTGGGAAGACACAGTCAAATCatttccgacagatggccactctgCCTTTTCTTGGGAACTTCCCGAAAAGGCTCTATATATGTTTCTATTCCCTTTCTAGGCGTTCTGTATTTcactggagttggaagagacccccaagagccatccagtccaaacccgcTTAAATTGGGAAGGTACAATGAAAtcattcccgacagatggccgcaCTGCCTCTGCTTGGGAATGCCCTGAGAGGGCTCTTTCTATGTATCTATCCCCTTTCTAGTTCTGAATTTcactcgagttggaagagactcccaagagCCGCCCAGTCCAACCCAGCTTTCAACTGGGAAGGAACAATCAAATCATTCCCAACAGATTGCCATGCTGCCACTGCTTGGGAATGTATCTATCCCCTTTCTAGTTCTGAATTTcactcgagttggaagagactcccaagagCCGCCCAGTCCAACCCAGCTTTAAATTGGGAAGGCACAGTCAAAtcattcccgacagatggccacgctGCCTTTGCTTGGGAACCTCCCGAGAGGGCTCTctttatgtatctatctatcccctTTCGATGCGTTCTCGActtccctggagttgggagagaGGCCAGGAGCGAGAACCGGAGGGCCCCAgcgaagccctcccgacagagagCCCGCCTTCCCGCCCGGGGTGCGTGGGTGCGTGGTCCCGGCTCACCTGCGGCCTCAAGGGCGCTACATGCTCCGGCGGCGGCTGAGCCAGGCCCAGGCCACGAGCAGGAGGACCGGGATGGCCAGGCCGGTGCCCGAGGCCCGCCGCCGCCACCCCGTCTCCGCCTCCGCATGCTGGCCCTCGACGCGCGCATGCAGCTCATCCCCGATGGCCTTCAGCCGCGCCGCCGTCACCGTCAGCGAGCGCTCCCTCATGCTGGGCGCCCTCGGAGGGCCAGCAGCAGGGCTGGGCACCGCGCACGGGCACATGGCCGGGCAGTCGGGCGAGGCGCGCATCAGGAAGAGCACGGCGAGGAGCAGGAGCGCGGGCACGAGGAGGAAGACGAGCACCGCCACCGTACCTGCGCCTCTTTCCGCTGCCGCGGGCCGAGTAGCGCTGAGCAGGACGCGCTCCTGAACCTATGCTCAGCCAGCCAGGTTAGGCGCCGCCCCccgccacaaggaggaggagctccagagagagagaaggggggggggcttaaccCCTTCGGAGCCCCAGAGAGAGATCCGGAGCGAGAGAAACAGGCAGGCAGAGAGATAGGGAACCAGAGGGGATGGAGAGATCAATCGGCAGATAAACAAGCAGGTAGGAGGGATAGACAGGTAGGGAACTAGGCGGATAGGCAGATCAGATAGACagctagatagacagataaataggGAGCtcgatttttgttttgtttttttgtttcgtgtcaggagcaacttgagaagctgcaagttgcttctggtgtgagagaattggctgcctgcaaggacgttgcccaggggacgcccggataggTAGGTAATTGGATgggcagatagatagacagatagataggcagataaatAGGCAGATAGATGGATGACTAAGTAAATCAACAGATAAACAGGCAGataggatggatagaaagataggtaACTAGATGGATAggcagattagatagatagatagatagatagacagacagacagacagataaataggGAGATAGAGttttgttttgtgtcaggagcgacttgagaaactgcaagttgcttctggtgtgagagttgaccatatgcaaggacgttggataggtagatagatagatagatagataaagagatagGCAGATAAATAGGCAGCTAGATGGATGACTAAATAAATCAACAGATAAACAGGCAGataggatggatagaaagataggtaACTAGATGGATAggcagattagatagatagatagattgatcgatcgatagatagatagacagataaatagggagatagagttttgttttgtgtcaggagcaacttgagaagctgcaagtcgcttctggtgtgagcgaattggccgcctgcaaggacgttgcccaggggatgtccagatagGTAGGTAACTGGATGgtcagatagatagagagatagatagatagatagatagataggcagataaataaagagaaaggcaGTTAAATAGGGAGATAGATTGATGACTACATAAATCAACAGATAAACAGGCAGAcaggatggatagacagataggtaACTAGATGGATAGACAtattagacagacagacagatagacagataaatagggagatagagttttgttttgtgtcaggagtgacttgagaaactgcaagttgcttctgatgtgagagaattggctgtctgcaaggatgttgcccaggggatgcccggataggtagataggtaattggatggacagatagatagatagatagatagatagatagataggcagacaaataggcagatagatggatggctaaATAAATCAACAGATAAACAGGCAGataggatggatagaaagataggtaACTAGATGGATAgccagattagatagatagataaacagataaatAGGGAGATAGAGTTTTGTTTTGTGtcggggtgacttgagaaactgcaggttgcttctgatgtgagagaattggctgtctgcaaggatgttgcccaggggatgcccagataggtagataggtggatgggcagatagatagacagatagataggcagataaatAGGCAGATAGATGGATGACTAAGTAAATCAACAGATAAACAGGCAGataggatggatagaaagataggtTACTAGATGGATAggcagattagatagatagatagatagatagatagatagacagataaataggGAGAACTTGAGaaatttcaagttgcttctggtgtgcgagaattggccgcctacaagaacgttgcccaggtgacacccggatgtttgatgttttatcatccttgtgagaggcttctcttatgtccccgcatggggagctggatctgacagagggagctcatccacactctccctggatttgaacctccgacctgtcgtcctgccggcacaagggtttaacccattgtgccaccgggggctcctcagggAGACAGgcggataggatggatggatggatagataaatcaGCAAATAAACAGGCAGATagaatggataggtagataggtaactGAATGGATAAACCAATTAGGCAGATAAATAAAGAGATAGGCAGATAAAAagggagatagatggatagatagataaatcaaCAGATAAACAGGCAGATAggattaatagatagataggtaactggatggatagacagagtaggtagatagataagtagatatgCAGATAAATAGGCAGATAAATCAACAGATAAACAGACAGATAGGATGTATGGGTAGATAGGTGGATAGACCAATTAGGTAgttagataggcagatagatagttagatagatagattggcagatagatagatagatagatagatagatagatagatagatagatagataggcagacaagtaggcagataaatagacagaaaggatagatggatggatggatggattaatgGATATATAAATCAACAGATAAACAGGCAGATAGGATGGACAgattaggtaggtagatagataggcagataaatAGGGAGATAAATAGGCAGATAGAATGGATGAATATATACATTGACAAATAAATAGGCAGATTGGATGGATAGACTgattaggtagataggtagatagatagatagatagatagataggcagataaatAAAGAGATAGGCAGATAAATAGGGAGATAGATGGGcagataggatagataggatagatagatagatagatagatagatagatagatagacagataaacagATAAACAGACATATAGGATGGATAGACATAGGTACCTGGGTGAATAGACAgattaggtagatagataggcagataggtaAATAGGCAGATAAAGAGATAGGCATATAAACAGGGAGATAAATAGgcagataggatggatggatggatagacagataaattGACAGATAAACAGGCAGAtaggatggatagacagataggtaACTGAGCGGATAGACGGATTAGGTAGATAGGCAGATAAATAGGGAGATAAATAGGTAGATaaaatggataggtagataggtaattGGATGGATAGAcacagattagatagatagatagatagatagatagacagataaataggGAGATAGAGATTTGTTTTGTGTCGGGGTAGGTCGGTCGTCgggagataggtagatagataaataggcagatttgtgtgtgtgtgtgtgtgaggagcgatttgagagactgcaagttgcttctagtgtgagagaattggccatctgcaaggacattgtccaggggacgcctggatgttttgatgttttactatccttgtgggaggatgatgagctggagctgacagagagagctcatccgcgctctccccagaattgaacctccgacctgtaggTCTTCCATCTTGCCgacacaaaggtttaatccattgtgccaccggaggctcctaggCAGatagaatggatagatagattagatagatagaaaataGATTAGAGGTCAATAGgcaggatggatagatagataaatagacaggcAGATTACAGATAAATAGGCAGAtaggatagataaataaatagacaaatagagtggatggatggatagatagataggcagattaGAGATAAATAGGCAGATAGTTAGGTAGATAGGACAGATAGCTAAATAGACAGATTAGAGATAAttacaatggatggatggatggatagactagAGATAAATAAGCAGATAAAATGAATACATAGATAGTCAGATAGGCAGAAGCATAGGCagataggatggatagatagataaatcagatagatagagatagagtagGCACGTCAGTTGggagataggtagataaatatgCAGGCATGATGGACAGATAGGTATATAGGTAACTGGATGAATAtacagattagatagatagatagatagatagatactaatCATACTACTCTGTTGTAGCTGAACCTAAATGCTTAACTTCAATACAACCATCTTCTTCTCCAGTTCCCTTGCCTCCCTCTCGGTGCTCTCTGAGCATTCCCCCGTTTTCATCTTTAGTTCCCCTGTTGTTGCTTTTTGGCTTATTTTGATGCTTCCTCCCACTTCTGgacttttttatcgtgtcagaagcgacttgataaatttatttatttatttatttaatgtatttctaccctgcccttctccccccaaagagggactcagggcggcctcacacaagcaccatACGATGCTATCAATATGTAAAACAGTCCAACAtgtaaaactgcaagtcacttctggtgtgagagaattgaccatcttttggtcagcagtccagcagcacaagaatttaacccattgtgccactgtggctcccccccccccccactctgggATGCCCCCTCCTCACCAGTTGATGCCTCTCTTTGTCTTGGTGGCACTGACATTAGTGTGCATCTTATaatcatcaaaggctttcatggccagaatctctgggttgctgtgagttttctgggctgtctggccatgttccagaagcattatctcctgactttttcacccacatatatggcaggcatcctcagaggttgtgaggtttgttggaaactaggtaagtgagttttatatatatacctgtggaatgtccaggttgggagaaagaactcttgtctgttggaggcaagtgggaatggccagcttgattagcatcaaatggtcttgcagcttcaaagcctggttgcttcctgcctagggaaatcctttgttgggaggtgttagctggccctgattgtctcctgtccggaattcccctgtttttttttagtattgctctttatttactgtctcaaTTTTAGAGTttatagaaggaaagtcagggagcacagtagatgtatTTTCCTGGTCGTTAGTTCTTCCATACTCTagaatcaggagagtaaataaagagcaacactaaaaaaacccaggagaattccagacaggagacacttgcctcaaacagacaagagtccttcctcccaccctggacattccacaggtatataaaccccacttgcctagtttccaacagacctcacaacctgtagGGATGCCTCCTATAGATacgggagaaacgtcaggagagaatgcttctggaacatggccagacagctggaaaactcacagcaacccatcttaTAATCAATGGTGTCTCAGAATCAAATAAATACAATGTATAtacaactagctgtgccctgccacgcgttgctgtggcctatagtaaaacttatcaaagttgaggtagatatctggactattatgaaagagaggtacctacctattccttcccccttttcctccccctttctctcctttcttccttctctacctca encodes:
- the HRK gene encoding activator of apoptosis harakiri, whose product is MRASPDCPAMCPCAVPSPAAGPPRAPSMRERSLTVTAARLKAIGDELHARVEGQHAEAETGWRRRASGTGLAIPVLLLVAWAWLSRRRSM